A segment of the Trichocoleus sp. FACHB-46 genome:
GCAGCGTAGATCTAGGACTGGCTCAACTGAATTTAATTCAAGCCAAACTCAAGCTAGTGCTGACCTCACAGCCGCTATAAAAAATAGTATTCATTGCACTTAATCCTTAAACATTGCAATAGGTAAAACAGATGGGAACTGGATTGTATTTGTATGGAATTTTCCCCACCCCTGGCCCCCAACAATTAGAAGCCCAGGGTTTAGATAAACAGCCTGTTCATACCCATGTTTTAGATGGATTCACGTTTCTCTACTCCGAGGCCCAGCAAGAGCGTTATTTAGCCAGCCGGCGCAACTTGCTAGACCACGAGAAGGTGCTAGAACAAGCAATGCATACAGGCCACCGAACTTTGCTCCCTTTGCAATTTGGTTTAATTGTAGAAGATTGGCGCACCGTCACAGAACAACTCACTGCAACTCAGGGGCCCAAATTAGAACAACTGTTCCAAAAACTTGATGGCCGCAGAGAAGTTGGTGTAAAAATATTTTGGGACGCTGAGGCTGAGGTACAAGCTCTGTTAGCTCAAGATGAGCAGCTACGCTCCGAGCGCGATCGCTTAGAAGGTAAATCCCTCAGTATGGATGAGGTAATTCGGATTGGTCAGGCGATCGAACAAGCCGTAGAAGCTCGCAAGCAAAGCATTATTCAAGTA
Coding sequences within it:
- a CDS encoding GvpL/GvpF family gas vesicle protein — encoded protein: MGTGLYLYGIFPTPGPQQLEAQGLDKQPVHTHVLDGFTFLYSEAQQERYLASRRNLLDHEKVLEQAMHTGHRTLLPLQFGLIVEDWRTVTEQLTATQGPKLEQLFQKLDGRREVGVKIFWDAEAEVQALLAQDEQLRSERDRLEGKSLSMDEVIRIGQAIEQAVEARKQSIIQVFRSTLNPLASSALENDPLTEAMIYNAAYLIAWDDEAAFSEKVEALDLQFEGRLRIRYNNFTAPYNFAQLAN